The Niastella koreensis GR20-10 genome includes a window with the following:
- a CDS encoding ABC transporter permease: MFKHLFIMIWNKRKQNFLLMFEILVSFLVLFAVFTLIVYNFRNYHKPMGFNYDRVWVVNYDNPLKTTNKDSIMQFYEILRKSIKGMTPVKEVTITNNNIPFGNATQQTGITQKGALIDQVNWFLADESYRNVLNLRLLEGRWFDKRDVASANAPVVINNTLREKLFGKLPAVGKVYGDHDKRLVIGVVEDTKFKGDYTVPGSAQFSRLDTGDYKYTNKMLLKVTPDADAAFEGQLYKTLSNVLQHANVEIEHLENKRKTINYFAIVPMAVLLIVALFLMINVSMGLFGVLWYNINKRKGEIGLRRAVGATGQSVSGQLMGESLVLATFSLFAGCFFAVQFPLLNVFDLPAGIYVTAIGLSVLFIYTLVFICSLYPGKQAAAIYPAAALHED, translated from the coding sequence ATGTTTAAGCACCTGTTCATCATGATCTGGAATAAACGGAAACAGAATTTCCTGCTGATGTTTGAGATCCTGGTCTCCTTCCTGGTACTCTTTGCAGTATTTACCCTCATAGTATACAACTTCCGGAATTACCATAAACCGATGGGATTTAATTATGACCGGGTATGGGTGGTCAATTACGACAATCCGTTAAAAACAACCAACAAGGATTCCATCATGCAGTTTTATGAAATCCTGCGTAAAAGCATTAAAGGGATGACCCCCGTAAAAGAAGTTACCATCACCAATAACAACATTCCTTTCGGGAACGCCACCCAGCAAACCGGCATTACTCAAAAAGGCGCGCTGATTGACCAGGTGAACTGGTTCCTGGCCGATGAAAGTTACCGGAATGTACTGAACCTCCGGTTACTGGAAGGGCGCTGGTTCGATAAACGGGATGTGGCCTCCGCCAACGCCCCTGTTGTTATTAATAACACGTTGCGGGAAAAACTCTTTGGAAAATTACCTGCTGTAGGGAAAGTGTATGGCGACCATGATAAAAGACTGGTGATCGGCGTAGTGGAAGACACCAAATTCAAAGGAGATTACACCGTTCCCGGCAGCGCCCAGTTTAGCCGCCTGGACACCGGTGATTATAAGTATACCAACAAAATGCTGCTTAAAGTAACACCGGATGCAGATGCAGCTTTTGAGGGACAATTGTATAAGACGCTGAGCAATGTTCTTCAACACGCCAACGTGGAAATTGAACACCTTGAAAATAAAAGAAAGACCATTAACTATTTTGCCATTGTTCCTATGGCCGTATTACTGATCGTTGCCTTGTTCCTGATGATCAATGTATCGATGGGGTTGTTTGGTGTGCTCTGGTATAATATCAACAAAAGAAAAGGCGAGATCGGCTTACGCAGGGCGGTGGGCGCAACCGGCCAATCGGTTTCGGGACAATTAATGGGAGAATCCCTGGTGCTGGCCACCTTTTCGTTGTTCGCAGGCTGTTTCTTTGCCGTGCAGTTCCCATTACTGAATGTGTTCGATCTGCCGGCAGGGATCTATGTAACCGCTATCGGGCTGTCGGTATTATTTATTTATACATTGGTATTCATTTGTTCCCTGTATCCCGGCAAACAGGCGGCGGCTATTTACCCGGCTGCAGCGTTGCATGAGGATTGA
- a CDS encoding sigma-54-dependent transcriptional regulator: MILIIDDDMAVQASLLLLFENAGYTAMAASNQQEAMELLHRHPVSLVILDLNFSIDTSGEEGIALLQQLRQFNRDVPVILLTGWGTIQLAVQGMKLGANDFINKPWDNEYLLQSVQTLLQLQEKPEKKHNRKELDSLYQLRFIIGEEESMLELLDTVGRVAATDAPVLITGESGTGKELIAEAIHQNSLRHNKAFVKVNLGGISTSLFESEMFGHIRGAFTDAKTDRTGRFELAHKGTIFLDEIGDLDLSSQVKLLRVLQDRTYEVLGSSRTKTVDMRVVCGTNKNLDSMVAAGTFREDLFYRINLISIHLPPLRERPTDIPLLVQFFIGNLKEIYNRPQLTVTREAMKWLQQLPWPGNIRQLKNLVERSVLMSRKDNLDMEDFRIQPELPAAKKGTVQLPQVGALTLEEIEVLMIKKALDFHRNKISKAAESLGLTRSSLYRRLDKYNIPYDETSD, encoded by the coding sequence ATGATCCTTATTATTGACGACGATATGGCTGTGCAGGCATCCCTGCTGCTGCTTTTTGAAAACGCCGGGTATACCGCCATGGCTGCCTCCAATCAGCAGGAAGCCATGGAACTCCTGCACCGCCATCCTGTTTCGCTGGTGATCCTGGATCTTAATTTTTCCATAGATACCAGCGGCGAAGAGGGCATTGCCCTGTTGCAACAGCTCAGGCAGTTTAACCGGGACGTGCCTGTGATCCTGCTCACCGGCTGGGGCACTATTCAACTGGCCGTACAGGGCATGAAGCTGGGCGCGAACGATTTTATAAATAAGCCCTGGGACAATGAATACCTGCTGCAATCGGTACAAACGCTGTTGCAATTGCAGGAGAAGCCGGAAAAGAAACATAACCGGAAAGAGCTGGACAGCCTTTACCAGCTGCGCTTCATCATTGGCGAAGAGGAAAGCATGCTCGAATTGCTCGACACCGTGGGCCGGGTAGCTGCTACGGATGCACCGGTGCTGATTACCGGGGAAAGTGGCACCGGCAAAGAACTGATCGCAGAAGCCATTCACCAAAACAGCCTGCGCCACAACAAGGCATTTGTGAAAGTGAACCTGGGCGGCATTTCTACCTCCCTGTTCGAAAGCGAGATGTTCGGCCACATCCGCGGCGCTTTCACCGATGCAAAAACAGACCGCACAGGCCGCTTTGAGCTGGCGCATAAAGGTACTATCTTCCTCGACGAGATCGGCGACCTGGATCTCAGCAGCCAGGTAAAACTGTTACGGGTATTGCAGGACAGAACTTACGAAGTGCTGGGCAGCAGCCGCACCAAAACCGTAGACATGCGGGTGGTGTGCGGCACCAATAAAAACCTCGACAGCATGGTGGCAGCGGGCACATTCCGTGAAGACCTTTTCTACCGCATCAACCTCATCAGCATTCACCTGCCGCCTTTGCGTGAAAGACCAACAGACATTCCATTGCTGGTGCAATTCTTCATCGGTAACCTGAAAGAGATCTATAACCGCCCGCAACTCACCGTTACGCGGGAAGCCATGAAATGGCTACAACAGTTGCCCTGGCCAGGTAATATAAGACAGTTGAAAAACCTGGTAGAACGCTCCGTGCTGATGAGCCGAAAAGACAACCTGGATATGGAAGACTTCCGCATACAACCGGAATTACCGGCAGCTAAAAAAGGAACTGTACAACTGCCACAGGTAGGCGCTTTAACCCTGGAAGAAATTGAAGTGCTGATGATTAAAAAAGCCCTGGATTTTCACCGGAACAAGATCTCGAAGGCGGCAGAATCACTGGGCCTTACCCGCAGTTCCCTGTACCGGCGGCTGGATAAATACAATATTCCCTACGATGAAACTTCGGACTAA
- a CDS encoding sensor histidine kinase — MKLRTKYILFVVILHLTALVLTWFVFREYKILFLVSEVVIIISIALAWQLYYQLLAPLKMLMRGTETIKDRDFTVKMLPTGKYEMDELIHVYNQMMDELRTERTKQEQQHLFLEKLIDTSPTGIIILDYDENIQQVNPRAMQLLNMSSQDLAGKPVTAIMHPVTEHIKQLPTGQSITVTFNNAVTCKIQKSHFIDRGFSRQFIMIEELTAEILAAEKNAYGKVIRMMAHEVNNTIGPVNSILQSALQSQLMQEKNGELLRNALQVAVERNHNLNHFMRNFADVVRLPEPVKQEVNLQPLLENVIQLMQMKAREKEIQFVYTPAETPFYMYADGQQMEQVLINIVKNSIEAIDQHGTICFETNPATRQLIITDSGKGIPPHIAGQLFSPFFSTKRNGQGIGLTLIKEILLNHGFELSLKTIAPGQTEFVIKF, encoded by the coding sequence ATGAAACTTCGGACTAAATATATTCTTTTTGTTGTCATCCTGCACCTGACCGCCCTGGTATTGACGTGGTTTGTTTTCCGCGAATACAAGATCCTGTTCCTTGTATCGGAGGTGGTGATCATTATTTCCATTGCGCTTGCCTGGCAACTGTATTACCAGCTGCTGGCCCCGCTGAAAATGTTGATGCGGGGTACCGAAACCATCAAAGACCGGGACTTTACTGTAAAAATGCTGCCTACCGGTAAATATGAGATGGACGAATTGATCCATGTGTACAATCAGATGATGGATGAGTTGAGAACAGAAAGAACCAAACAGGAACAACAGCATTTGTTCCTGGAAAAACTGATCGACACCTCCCCTACCGGCATTATTATCCTGGATTATGATGAAAACATTCAGCAGGTGAATCCGCGGGCTATGCAGTTGCTGAATATGAGCAGCCAGGACCTGGCAGGTAAACCGGTAACTGCCATTATGCACCCTGTAACGGAACATATTAAACAATTGCCTACCGGGCAGTCCATTACCGTTACATTCAACAATGCGGTTACCTGTAAAATACAGAAGTCGCATTTTATTGACCGCGGTTTTTCCCGCCAGTTCATCATGATCGAAGAGCTGACAGCAGAGATCCTGGCGGCCGAAAAAAATGCTTATGGAAAAGTGATCCGGATGATGGCGCATGAAGTGAACAATACGATCGGCCCGGTTAATTCCATCCTGCAATCGGCGCTTCAGTCACAGTTAATGCAGGAAAAGAACGGAGAGCTTTTACGGAACGCCTTGCAGGTGGCCGTTGAGCGCAATCACAACCTCAACCACTTTATGCGAAACTTTGCAGACGTGGTAAGATTGCCGGAGCCGGTAAAGCAGGAGGTCAACCTGCAACCATTACTGGAAAATGTTATCCAGTTAATGCAAATGAAGGCCCGCGAAAAGGAAATACAGTTTGTTTATACCCCTGCAGAAACACCCTTTTATATGTACGCCGATGGCCAGCAGATGGAACAGGTGCTTATAAATATTGTAAAGAACAGCATCGAGGCCATTGACCAGCACGGTACCATCTGTTTTGAAACCAATCCTGCTACCCGTCAACTGATCATTACCGATTCAGGTAAAGGCATTCCACCCCATATAGCCGGTCAACTCTTCAGCCCTTTCTTCAGCACCAAACGCAACGGACAGGGTATTGGGCTCACCCTCATCAAAGAAATTTTACTCAACCATGGCTTTGAACTGTCGCTAAAAACGATAGCCCCCGGGCAAACGGAGTTTGTAATAAAGTTTTAA
- a CDS encoding ABC transporter permease yields the protein MMGNYFKTALRSFKRNKGFTLLNIAGLTIGLAVCLLIIFYVFDETSYDRFNSKGDRIYRVNSDTKINASITSSAIAAPKAAEALQLNFPEIENTVRLLSDEEVRFKKGEELVLEKNTLFCDPSIFAVFTLPMLEGDPNTALAEPNTIVVTERMAEKYFGTTHVLGKVLTRVGDDNKSTICRITGVIKNLPAQCHFEADCLESMASQPIASNQNLAAFFPFHTYLLLKPQADYKKLEAKFPAFLKKYLDFIDAMEKQGDYIKLNLTPLYDIHLHSNRANELSANGNIQYIYIYSGVALFILLLACINFMNLSTAHAAGRAKEVGIRKVLGSPRTGLVLQFISESVLMSFFAMLTAVLLAWALLPAFNQIAGKSLTVTSTMIGWLLPAVTGITLIVGLLAGSYPAFFLSAFNPVKVLKGQTVAGVKGSRLRSLLVVFQFAISIFLIIGTLVVYNQLSYMQHKSLGFNRRQVLLVKHLNALNKQGAAFKQEVLHLPGVTSATLSSFVPTGHRRWTNYVSANNNVHQTEFWPVDEDYLRTMNMSLDKGRDFNAALSSDSSAIIINQTAARAMGFAGDALDKTIVLGDNQKQYHVIGVVKDFNFNSLRDNVSSVVLTMTTAFERKKQGDRPDVLAVKMNSDNLSALLAGIEKKWKSFSNNQEFDYSFMDEDFDNLYRAEQRTGKIAALFTTLAILIACLGLFGLAAYTAEQRTREIGIRKVLGANVPDLVVMLGASFLKLVCIAFLVAAPLAWLFMDKWLQGFAYRESISVWVFLVAGLGALLIAGLTISSQFIKAAVANPVKSLKVD from the coding sequence ATGATGGGAAACTACTTTAAAACCGCTTTACGCAGCTTTAAAAGGAATAAGGGCTTTACCTTGCTCAATATAGCCGGACTTACCATTGGCCTCGCGGTATGCCTGTTGATAATATTTTATGTGTTTGATGAAACCAGTTACGACCGGTTCAATAGTAAAGGCGACAGGATCTACCGGGTAAACTCCGATACAAAGATAAATGCCAGTATAACGTCCAGCGCTATTGCTGCGCCTAAAGCAGCGGAAGCGCTGCAACTTAATTTCCCTGAAATAGAAAATACCGTAAGGCTGCTGTCCGATGAGGAAGTGCGGTTCAAAAAAGGAGAGGAACTGGTGTTGGAAAAGAACACCCTGTTTTGCGATCCTTCCATCTTTGCTGTTTTCACGCTGCCTATGTTGGAAGGAGATCCCAACACGGCCCTTGCAGAACCAAACACCATCGTTGTTACAGAGCGAATGGCGGAAAAGTATTTTGGCACCACGCATGTGCTGGGTAAAGTACTGACCAGGGTAGGTGACGACAATAAGAGTACGATTTGCAGGATCACCGGGGTTATTAAAAATCTGCCCGCCCAGTGTCATTTTGAGGCTGATTGTTTAGAGTCGATGGCTTCGCAGCCTATAGCTTCCAATCAAAACCTGGCTGCTTTTTTTCCTTTCCATACGTATTTGTTATTGAAGCCACAGGCTGATTACAAAAAGCTGGAAGCCAAATTCCCTGCCTTCCTGAAGAAATACCTTGATTTCATTGACGCCATGGAAAAACAGGGCGACTATATAAAATTAAATCTTACGCCCTTATATGATATTCATCTGCATAGCAACCGGGCGAACGAACTGAGTGCGAATGGGAACATTCAGTACATCTATATTTATTCGGGTGTTGCCCTGTTCATCCTGTTGCTGGCCTGTATCAATTTCATGAACCTCTCCACCGCGCATGCTGCCGGCCGGGCAAAGGAGGTAGGCATCAGGAAAGTATTGGGTTCGCCCCGGACAGGTCTTGTATTGCAGTTTATTTCTGAATCGGTGCTGATGAGTTTTTTTGCCATGCTTACGGCGGTATTGCTTGCCTGGGCCTTGTTACCGGCGTTCAATCAGATAGCAGGCAAAAGCCTCACTGTTACCAGCACGATGATTGGTTGGCTGCTCCCGGCTGTAACAGGCATTACACTTATAGTTGGTTTGCTGGCTGGTTCGTATCCTGCCTTCTTTTTGTCGGCTTTCAACCCGGTAAAGGTTTTGAAAGGACAAACCGTAGCCGGAGTTAAAGGGAGCAGGCTGCGTAGTTTGCTGGTGGTGTTCCAGTTCGCCATTTCCATTTTCTTAATCATTGGTACATTGGTCGTATACAATCAACTGAGCTATATGCAACACAAAAGTCTTGGCTTCAACCGCAGGCAGGTGTTGCTGGTAAAACATTTGAATGCATTGAATAAACAGGGTGCCGCCTTTAAACAGGAAGTGCTGCATTTGCCGGGTGTAACAAGCGCCACCTTAAGTTCATTTGTGCCTACCGGGCATAGAAGGTGGACGAATTATGTTTCTGCCAATAACAATGTACATCAAACGGAGTTCTGGCCGGTTGATGAGGATTACCTGCGTACCATGAATATGAGTCTTGACAAAGGGCGCGATTTCAATGCCGCGCTTTCCTCCGATTCATCGGCCATCATCATCAATCAAACAGCCGCCAGGGCCATGGGCTTTGCTGGTGACGCCCTTGATAAGACCATTGTGCTTGGCGATAACCAGAAGCAATATCATGTTATAGGTGTTGTGAAAGATTTTAATTTCAATTCGCTCAGGGATAATGTTTCTTCGGTTGTATTAACCATGACCACCGCTTTTGAACGGAAAAAGCAGGGCGATCGGCCCGATGTACTGGCTGTTAAAATGAATAGTGACAACTTATCGGCTTTGTTAGCCGGCATAGAAAAAAAGTGGAAGAGCTTTTCAAACAACCAGGAATTTGACTACTCCTTTATGGACGAGGATTTTGATAACCTGTACCGCGCGGAACAACGCACCGGAAAAATTGCCGCGCTTTTTACCACCCTCGCCATCCTGATCGCCTGTTTGGGACTGTTTGGCCTGGCGGCTTATACTGCTGAACAACGTACCAGGGAAATAGGCATTCGCAAAGTGTTGGGTGCAAACGTGCCGGACCTGGTGGTTATGCTGGGCGCCAGTTTCCTGAAGCTGGTATGCATTGCCTTCCTGGTGGCAGCGCCATTGGCCTGGCTGTTTATGGATAAATGGTTACAGGGTTTTGCCTACCGGGAAAGTATTTCGGTATGGGTATTCCTGGTGGCCGGTCTGGGCGCTTTATTAATTGCCGGGCTTACTATCAGCAGTCAGTTTATTAAAGCCGCAGTAGCAAACCCGGTAAAAAGTCTGAAGGTGGATTAA
- a CDS encoding tetratricopeptide repeat protein, with product MRILPCILVIMIVQAGHAAAQSPVPDKNKVMDFFQNMQYEEAISYLLTIEKIDSVNLQTLGYLGYAYQQNDDQNNAGKYYQKMLDVDSTHASANLYFSDFYSDDEPAKARRYMSRLITGNPQKAGFYKKMGDLFRRENKKDSAIVYYEQAYRLLPTDSKNGAALADLLIDQKNYDRADSIIGAGLLRDSVSVPYLKLQVKSFYDAAAYQKAVIPGEQLMRLGEGSLNTLTQVVLSYYIMNMYRDCIRVCDYMVAHEMAGENVLYYEAKSYAKLREFDKSNELLKTCLGLAISNTAEYYFHAMGDNYGEMKQFKKAIAHYDTAYYLFKDPLMLYDCGRIQDQYLKNDEAAKKYYSKYLLFAKPQSPDEKKAYEYLRKKYLKEK from the coding sequence ATGAGAATATTACCTTGTATCCTTGTTATCATGATAGTGCAGGCTGGCCATGCAGCAGCCCAGTCCCCGGTTCCCGATAAAAATAAAGTGATGGACTTTTTCCAGAATATGCAGTATGAAGAGGCTATCAGTTATTTACTTACTATCGAAAAAATAGATAGCGTAAATCTGCAAACCCTGGGTTATTTAGGATATGCCTATCAACAGAACGATGACCAGAACAATGCCGGTAAGTATTATCAAAAAATGCTGGACGTTGACTCCACCCATGCTTCGGCCAATTTGTATTTTTCGGATTTCTATAGTGATGATGAGCCGGCAAAAGCCCGCCGATACATGAGCCGGTTGATCACTGGTAATCCGCAAAAAGCAGGTTTTTACAAAAAGATGGGTGACCTTTTCCGCCGGGAAAATAAAAAAGATTCCGCCATTGTTTATTATGAACAGGCATACCGCTTGTTGCCCACCGATAGTAAAAATGGCGCGGCCCTGGCTGATCTTTTAATTGATCAGAAAAATTATGACCGGGCAGACAGTATCATCGGGGCAGGTCTTTTGCGGGATTCTGTAAGTGTTCCTTATTTAAAGTTACAGGTAAAGTCGTTTTACGATGCGGCTGCCTATCAAAAGGCTGTTATTCCCGGTGAACAATTAATGCGCCTGGGAGAAGGATCATTAAATACACTTACGCAGGTGGTATTATCTTATTATATTATGAATATGTACAGAGATTGCATCAGGGTATGTGATTATATGGTTGCCCACGAGATGGCTGGCGAAAATGTACTTTACTATGAGGCAAAATCATATGCAAAGTTGCGTGAGTTTGATAAAAGCAATGAACTGCTGAAAACCTGTTTGGGACTGGCGATTTCCAATACAGCTGAATATTATTTTCACGCCATGGGCGATAACTACGGAGAAATGAAGCAGTTTAAAAAGGCCATTGCACACTACGATACGGCGTACTATTTGTTTAAAGACCCCCTGATGTTGTATGATTGCGGGCGCATCCAGGACCAGTATTTGAAAAATGACGAGGCTGCCAAAAAATATTATAGCAAATATCTATTGTTTGCAAAGCCGCAATCGCCGGATGAAAAAAAGGCGTATGAATATCTCAGGAAGAAGTATCTTAAAGAAAAATAG
- a CDS encoding glycoside hydrolase family 9 protein, with amino-acid sequence MKKSLALALLLLCPGGLLFAQIDEQLKEDIRNTGYVHSPLPLDYSKSFETFGLTKKVVTSDLLCDMEDLNKWSHKGIGGMSVTGERSISGKHSLQLVAPTTYPQFLGWGLGFGTSMASYDVGGANWEKYNRLHFYIYPNCEGARSIYLNLYVENDGKIKVPDKYEREGFHEINLINGKWNECFVEMSELARDKVTKISFAIEVFGKERTMGDSLKFDIDKVSLETVEHPEVVTGWTPAENRIIYSTTGYGVESEKTAIVRVNGANEKFQLVNNVTNAVVYEGKINAAKTNIGSFETINFSDFRKEGQYVIRAGNVTSKPFFINRNIWDNSAWRVLNFIFCERCGYAVPGKHGVCHSDLHAIVDGKIFPFNGGWHDAADMSQQVLQSGEIVYSLLEMANRAKEKNNKDLFLRLQEEAEWGIDCILKGRFGNGYRAQTWGTNLWTDGFIGTGDDSTQRRLVHVHNRAFENFVFAGIEAYASMMIANDAMLKGHLRKVAIEDFAIAKKRFDSLSFNDLSSIGGGGDHAAMASNSQYSANISLAASLLYKLTGNKYYATEAANAIQYTLQCQRTEPLGDKNKTSGFFYRDLNKRSIVHYTHQSRDQVYMQALTALCETQPNHADYGKWSAAIRLFGNYLKTITRYVQPYGLAPSGVYNINEVQDSVNFYKVQVGIFSGAAKDYKEQLENGVKLDNEHYLRVFPVWFSFRGNAAVQLSTGKAAALAGKFLKDKELMNIAEQQLFWIVGKNPFGQSLMWGEGSNYPQLYTALPGETVGAIPVGMQSRFNEDTPYWPQFNTATYKEVWGAPAARWLSLIAEF; translated from the coding sequence ATGAAAAAATCATTAGCATTGGCCTTGCTGCTGCTGTGCCCTGGCGGTTTATTGTTCGCGCAGATTGATGAGCAATTAAAAGAAGATATCCGCAATACCGGGTATGTACACAGTCCGCTCCCACTCGATTACAGTAAATCTTTTGAAACATTCGGCCTTACCAAGAAAGTAGTCACCAGCGACCTGTTGTGCGATATGGAAGACCTCAACAAATGGTCGCATAAAGGTATTGGCGGCATGTCGGTCACCGGCGAAAGAAGCATTTCAGGAAAACACAGCCTGCAACTGGTAGCGCCTACTACTTATCCGCAATTCCTGGGTTGGGGGTTGGGCTTTGGCACCTCCATGGCCAGCTATGATGTTGGCGGTGCAAACTGGGAAAAATACAACCGCCTTCATTTTTACATATATCCCAATTGCGAAGGCGCCCGCAGTATATACCTGAACTTATATGTAGAAAATGATGGTAAAATAAAAGTACCGGATAAGTATGAGCGGGAAGGCTTTCATGAAATCAATTTAATCAACGGAAAGTGGAATGAATGCTTTGTAGAAATGAGCGAACTGGCCAGGGACAAAGTCACCAAAATCTCTTTTGCCATTGAAGTTTTTGGTAAAGAACGCACCATGGGCGACTCGCTGAAATTTGATATAGATAAAGTGTCACTGGAAACTGTTGAACACCCCGAAGTAGTAACCGGCTGGACACCCGCTGAAAACCGGATCATTTACTCCACCACCGGTTATGGCGTAGAAAGCGAAAAAACCGCCATCGTGCGGGTGAATGGCGCCAACGAAAAATTTCAACTGGTAAACAATGTTACCAATGCCGTCGTATACGAAGGTAAGATCAATGCTGCCAAAACAAATATCGGTTCCTTTGAAACAATTAACTTCAGTGACTTCAGAAAGGAAGGGCAATACGTTATTCGCGCCGGTAATGTCACCAGTAAACCATTCTTCATCAACCGCAATATCTGGGACAACTCAGCCTGGCGCGTGCTGAACTTTATATTTTGTGAACGTTGTGGGTATGCAGTGCCTGGTAAACACGGTGTTTGCCACAGCGATCTGCACGCCATAGTCGATGGCAAAATCTTCCCTTTCAACGGCGGCTGGCACGATGCGGCGGATATGTCGCAACAGGTGCTGCAATCGGGTGAAATCGTATATTCCCTGCTGGAGATGGCCAACCGGGCTAAAGAAAAGAACAATAAGGATTTGTTTCTGCGTCTGCAGGAAGAAGCGGAATGGGGCATCGATTGTATCCTGAAAGGCCGCTTTGGCAATGGCTATCGCGCGCAAACCTGGGGCACTAATCTATGGACGGATGGTTTTATTGGCACCGGTGACGATTCTACCCAACGAAGATTGGTACATGTGCACAACCGCGCCTTCGAGAATTTTGTTTTTGCCGGCATTGAAGCCTATGCTTCCATGATGATAGCAAACGATGCCATGCTTAAGGGGCATCTCAGAAAGGTGGCGATAGAAGATTTTGCGATTGCTAAAAAACGTTTCGACAGCCTTAGCTTTAACGACCTGAGCAGTATCGGCGGCGGCGGCGATCATGCTGCCATGGCTTCCAACAGCCAGTATTCGGCGAACATTTCTTTAGCCGCCAGTTTACTGTATAAACTAACAGGCAACAAGTACTATGCAACTGAAGCAGCCAATGCCATTCAATATACCCTGCAATGCCAGCGTACCGAACCGCTGGGAGATAAAAATAAAACCAGTGGGTTCTTTTACCGTGATCTGAATAAGCGATCCATTGTGCATTACACGCACCAGAGCCGCGACCAGGTATATATGCAGGCCCTCACCGCGCTTTGTGAAACACAACCCAACCATGCCGACTATGGAAAATGGTCAGCAGCTATCAGGTTGTTTGGAAACTATCTCAAAACAATTACCCGGTATGTTCAACCATATGGTCTGGCGCCAAGTGGAGTGTATAACATCAATGAAGTGCAGGACTCGGTTAACTTTTATAAAGTACAGGTGGGTATTTTCAGCGGGGCGGCCAAAGACTATAAGGAGCAACTGGAAAATGGGGTTAAGCTGGACAATGAACATTACTTAAGAGTATTCCCCGTTTGGTTTTCCTTCAGAGGCAACGCGGCGGTTCAACTGTCAACAGGTAAAGCAGCTGCGTTAGCCGGAAAATTCCTGAAAGACAAAGAGCTGATGAATATTGCCGAACAGCAATTGTTCTGGATAGTAGGAAAAAATCCTTTTGGTCAGTCATTGATGTGGGGCGAAGGAAGTAATTATCCGCAACTCTATACTGCATTGCCGGGCGAAACCGTAGGCGCTATCCCGGTAGGTATGCAATCGAGATTTAATGAAGACACGCCTTATTGGCCGCAATTCAATACAGCCACCTATAAAGAAGTCTGGGGCGCACCAGCCGCCAGGTGGTTGTCACTGATCGCCGAATTTTAA